A stretch of Chitinophaga caeni DNA encodes these proteins:
- a CDS encoding beta-ketoacyl synthase chain length factor: MKDSLNNKCFIQAGSAISPQATFDSDDWSRQLIASDTNRMECIEPAYAAFIAPNSLRRMSRLLKMGLTTAMKCLQEAGITVPGAIITGTGKGSLQDTERFLKNIEEYSERALNPTPFIQSTYNAINGLIALQQQCTRYNNTFVNRGFSFENAMLDSLLYLREHPAETVLLGAFEEMTAEHFFIKERAGYWKPGVNNLNFLQQGNTPGSIAGEGTAYFCLSNQQDSSSLARLRDVEMLYKPGAEKLRSSLQQFLSSNELKVEDISLLLSGENGDARFQQYYDAVEAALGEVPKLPYKVFCGEYDTSTAFATWMASKLMGSGETPLTVSNLLTKPYTSLQNILIYNNYMGDQHSFILIQKA, from the coding sequence GTGAAGGATTCTCTTAACAACAAGTGTTTTATTCAAGCCGGCAGCGCGATCTCTCCCCAGGCTACTTTCGACTCGGATGATTGGTCGCGGCAATTGATCGCTAGCGATACCAACCGGATGGAATGTATAGAACCTGCGTATGCTGCTTTCATTGCACCGAACAGCTTGCGACGTATGAGCCGCTTGTTGAAGATGGGTTTAACAACAGCTATGAAATGTCTGCAAGAAGCCGGTATTACCGTGCCCGGCGCTATTATTACCGGAACAGGGAAAGGCAGCTTGCAGGATACGGAGCGTTTCTTGAAGAATATTGAAGAGTATTCCGAAAGGGCATTAAATCCCACGCCGTTTATTCAGTCTACTTATAACGCGATCAACGGGTTGATCGCTTTACAACAACAATGTACACGTTACAATAATACTTTCGTAAACCGCGGGTTTTCATTCGAAAATGCGATGTTGGACAGCCTCCTATACTTGCGGGAGCACCCGGCTGAAACGGTACTCCTCGGTGCATTTGAGGAGATGACCGCGGAGCATTTTTTTATCAAGGAACGTGCAGGTTATTGGAAACCCGGTGTAAATAATTTGAATTTTCTACAGCAAGGAAATACACCCGGCAGTATCGCGGGAGAAGGTACGGCATATTTTTGCTTGTCAAATCAACAAGATTCGAGCAGCTTGGCACGCTTGCGGGATGTTGAAATGTTATACAAACCGGGAGCGGAAAAGTTACGATCCTCTTTGCAACAATTTCTATCATCTAATGAATTGAAGGTAGAAGATATCTCCTTGTTGCTTTCCGGTGAAAATGGCGATGCGAGATTCCAACAATATTATGATGCGGTGGAAGCTGCGCTGGGGGAAGTTCCCAAGCTGCCTTACAAAGTATTTTGCGGTGAATATGATACTTCCACGGCGTTCGCAACCTGGATGGCCTCAAAATTAATGGGGTCGGGGGAAACACCCCTTACCGTCAGCAACTTATTAACCAAGCCATATACTTCATTACAAAATATATTGATATACAATAATTATATGGGCGATCAGCATAGCTTTATCTTAATACAAAAGGCGTAA
- a CDS encoding beta-ketoacyl-[acyl-carrier-protein] synthase family protein, translating into MEESVYITGIGMMTAIGDSVAENFDSLCQLKSGLGFTNYVETIHRDVLPVAEVKHGTGALANMLGIEHHTGLTRTSLLGMIALKDALSSAGIDDTAGLGLINASTVGGMCDTEKVYFDIINPAKTGDFLDYIDTLDCADCTQQLADFFHLDGTLATISTACSSSANALIFGARLVKSGQVDKIICGGTEALTRFTINGFNSLKNIDKQPCKPFDQQRNGLNLGEGAAYLVLESAASMEKRGAKALAVLSGYCNTNEAFHPTSPSPEGDGAFTAMQEALLMAGKKLDEVGYINVHGTATLNNDISEGRALERLFGSDVPAFSSTKPFTGHTLAAAGAIEAIFSILAIRHQVFFPNMNFSERMEELSISPGTELLHNFPVNNVISNSFGFGGNNASLVISKAP; encoded by the coding sequence ATGGAAGAAAGTGTGTATATAACGGGAATCGGGATGATGACCGCTATTGGAGATTCAGTGGCGGAAAATTTTGATAGCCTTTGCCAATTAAAATCCGGCCTGGGTTTTACGAATTACGTGGAAACTATTCACCGGGATGTATTGCCCGTTGCCGAGGTTAAACATGGTACCGGGGCCTTAGCCAATATGCTGGGAATCGAACATCACACGGGTTTGACACGCACCAGCTTACTAGGGATGATCGCATTGAAGGATGCGCTGTCGAGCGCCGGTATTGATGATACGGCTGGGCTCGGTTTGATCAATGCCTCCACCGTTGGCGGCATGTGCGATACGGAAAAAGTGTATTTCGATATCATTAACCCGGCAAAAACAGGCGATTTCCTCGATTATATCGATACCCTGGATTGCGCTGATTGCACCCAGCAATTAGCAGATTTCTTCCATTTAGACGGTACATTGGCAACGATCAGTACCGCTTGTTCTTCCTCTGCCAACGCTTTAATATTCGGAGCCCGCCTGGTTAAAAGCGGCCAAGTAGATAAAATCATTTGCGGGGGAACAGAAGCCTTAACCCGTTTTACGATCAACGGGTTTAATTCGTTAAAAAATATTGATAAGCAGCCATGCAAGCCTTTCGATCAGCAAAGGAACGGACTGAACCTTGGTGAAGGTGCCGCCTACCTGGTCTTGGAAAGCGCCGCATCCATGGAAAAGCGGGGTGCGAAAGCATTGGCGGTGCTCAGCGGCTATTGCAATACCAATGAAGCCTTTCACCCCACTTCCCCTTCACCGGAAGGGGATGGCGCTTTTACGGCCATGCAGGAAGCCTTGCTCATGGCAGGTAAGAAGTTGGATGAAGTTGGTTATATCAATGTACACGGAACCGCTACTTTGAACAATGATATCTCCGAAGGTCGCGCCTTGGAACGTTTGTTCGGATCGGATGTACCTGCTTTTAGCTCTACAAAACCATTCACCGGGCACACTTTGGCTGCTGCCGGGGCTATCGAAGCCATCTTTTCTATTTTAGCGATCCGCCACCAGGTCTTTTTCCCGAATATGAATTTCTCCGAAAGGATGGAAGAACTAAGCATCAGCCCGGGAACCGAATTACTCCATAATTTTCCCGTGAATAACGTGATTTCCAATTCATTCGGTTTCGGTGGAAATAATGCATCCCTGGTAATTTCAAAAGCTCCTTAA
- a CDS encoding phosphopantetheine-binding protein, producing MLIIPGNRAWLTYNNHMEALKQKLKEQIIEALNLQDTKPEDIDDNAPLFGEGLGLDSIDSLELMVLLERNYHIKVEDPREGRKILQSVQTMAEFIASKQPA from the coding sequence ATATTAATCATACCCGGGAACCGGGCTTGGTTAACCTACAACAATCATATGGAAGCATTAAAACAAAAACTGAAAGAACAAATCATTGAGGCTTTGAATCTACAAGATACTAAGCCGGAAGATATCGATGATAATGCACCTTTATTCGGTGAAGGATTAGGTTTGGATAGTATCGATTCCTTGGAATTGATGGTATTATTGGAAAGAAATTATCATATCAAGGTAGAAGATCCGCGTGAAGGCCGTAAAATCCTTCAAAGCGTGCAAACCATGGCCGAATTTATCGCTTCAAAGCAACCTGCATAA
- a CDS encoding ABC transporter permease, with protein sequence MLRLISTLRKEWFLLLRDKAGLALLFIMPVVLICVMAIIQDAPFKDYQELKFDILSVDNDHGRLARYIKEGLESTGQFNIVDSLDGKVVDQELAMQLVQEGEYSIAIIIPRGATGNIVSNANTIVNNLMDRMGMSATLPVKAHPDSLNVEIYFDPAAKKSFKSAIHQSLDNFLTQVETNMLLERIQLQLKRKNGGVEEAFPEIHLKAVGLEEKSLGEHAELDVISNSVQHNVPAWSIFAMFFIVIPIAGNMIREREDGSLLRMKLIPGSYLAILAGKMLFFVGICVLQFYLMILVGKFLLPEFGLPSLVMGKDHLAAFLTAVCIGLAATAYGILVGTVFKTPNQALNFGAISIVILSAIGGIWIPLEIMPQNVQAFGRLSPMSWGLQAINDIYLRNEHWTEVLPQLGLLLGFGLLLLGIAAWVEKRRMN encoded by the coding sequence ATGCTAAGATTAATATCAACACTCAGGAAAGAATGGTTTCTTTTGCTCAGGGATAAAGCAGGACTGGCATTGCTCTTTATCATGCCCGTTGTGCTCATCTGCGTAATGGCAATTATCCAGGATGCCCCTTTCAAAGATTACCAGGAGCTGAAGTTCGACATATTGAGTGTGGATAATGATCATGGTCGCTTGGCCAGGTATATCAAGGAAGGATTGGAAAGTACCGGGCAATTTAATATCGTGGATTCATTAGACGGTAAAGTCGTGGATCAAGAATTGGCCATGCAATTGGTACAGGAAGGGGAATATTCAATCGCGATCATAATTCCCCGGGGCGCCACGGGAAATATCGTCAGTAATGCCAACACGATTGTCAATAACTTGATGGACCGGATGGGGATGAGCGCCACGCTCCCCGTGAAAGCGCATCCGGATTCCTTGAACGTGGAAATATATTTCGATCCGGCGGCAAAGAAATCATTCAAAAGTGCGATTCATCAATCTTTGGATAATTTCTTAACCCAGGTAGAAACGAACATGCTGTTAGAAAGGATACAGTTGCAGTTGAAGCGCAAGAATGGCGGGGTGGAAGAGGCTTTTCCCGAGATTCACCTGAAAGCGGTGGGATTGGAAGAAAAGAGCCTCGGTGAACACGCGGAATTAGATGTGATTTCTAACTCGGTACAACATAATGTACCTGCCTGGAGCATTTTCGCGATGTTCTTTATCGTGATCCCAATCGCGGGAAATATGATCCGTGAAAGGGAAGATGGCAGCTTGCTCAGGATGAAATTGATACCGGGCTCTTACCTCGCTATATTGGCAGGTAAGATGTTGTTTTTCGTCGGGATTTGCGTGTTACAATTTTACCTGATGATCTTGGTAGGTAAGTTCTTGTTGCCGGAATTCGGCTTACCGAGTTTAGTAATGGGGAAAGATCACCTGGCCGCTTTTTTAACGGCTGTATGCATCGGTTTGGCAGCTACGGCTTACGGCATCTTGGTTGGAACCGTTTTCAAAACGCCGAACCAGGCTTTGAATTTCGGCGCTATCTCTATCGTGATCTTATCCGCAATCGGCGGCATATGGATACCATTGGAAATTATGCCGCAAAATGTACAGGCGTTCGGGCGACTGTCCCCGATGAGCTGGGGCTTACAGGCGATTAATGATATTTACCTTCGGAATGAGCATTGGACGGAAGTGTTACCGCAATTAGGTTTGCTGCTGGGTTTCGGCCTGCTATTGCTGGGAATTGCGGCCTGGGTTGAAAAAAGAAGGATGAATTGA
- a CDS encoding ABC transporter ATP-binding protein produces MESIVVKDLHKTYNGAVEPSVAGLDFSFPEGRIAGLLGPNGAGKTTTISIICGIVKASAGTVTVCQLPQDAMHREKIKQMIGIVPQQIALFPGLTAFENLIYFGNLYGLKGASLRRKVNHYLEIFGLEHAANKEVSKFSGGMKRRTNIIAAILHDPKLLILDEPTAGVDVQSRNMILQFLKEYNASGNSILYTSHLLEEAQALCDEVVIMDQGKLIAQGDPHELVEIHGECRNLEDVFLHYTGHAVRD; encoded by the coding sequence GTGGAAAGTATCGTGGTTAAAGACTTGCATAAAACTTACAATGGCGCGGTAGAACCATCCGTGGCGGGACTGGATTTCAGCTTCCCGGAAGGACGGATCGCTGGCTTACTCGGCCCCAACGGCGCAGGAAAAACTACCACGATTTCTATCATCTGCGGTATCGTGAAAGCTAGCGCGGGAACAGTGACGGTTTGCCAGCTCCCCCAAGATGCTATGCACCGGGAAAAAATCAAGCAAATGATCGGTATTGTGCCGCAGCAAATTGCTTTATTCCCCGGGTTGACGGCCTTTGAGAACTTGATTTATTTCGGTAATCTCTACGGCTTAAAAGGGGCATCGCTAAGAAGAAAAGTAAATCATTATTTAGAAATATTCGGACTGGAACATGCCGCCAATAAGGAAGTTTCGAAGTTTTCCGGTGGCATGAAAAGGCGTACGAATATTATCGCCGCTATCTTGCATGATCCCAAATTGCTGATCCTCGATGAACCTACCGCCGGGGTGGACGTGCAATCCCGGAACATGATCCTACAGTTTTTGAAGGAATATAATGCATCGGGAAACAGTATCCTGTATACTTCGCATCTGCTGGAAGAAGCGCAGGCTTTATGTGATGAAGTAGTAATCATGGATCAAGGTAAATTGATCGCCCAAGGCGATCCCCATGAATTGGTGGAGATCCATGGAGAATGCAGGAACCTGGAAGATGTGTTTTTGCATTATACCGGGCATGCAGTGCGGGATTAA
- a CDS encoding BtrH N-terminal domain-containing protein: protein MTAPLKGEIDPGAFTHTQFAHCESGVASNLLRHYGLQISEPMAFGIGSGLFFGHLPFVKVNGIPGTTYRIWPGGIFNKLCKRLGVKMVSQKFKQPAKAMAALDELLKEGIPVGMQTSVYYLPYLPPAYRFHFNAHNLVVFGKDGEDYLVSDPVMEEVAKIDYDSLAKARFAKGYPEPSGKLYYPVEVPKQVDLSKAIKQGIDQTCNFMLRVPVPMLGVKGIKFLGKRVKKYPQLGDRRATLFLGNIIRMQEEIGTGGAGFRFMYAAFLQEAANYLERDELKPMAQELTAIGDQWRQFAFDAGRICKSRESHANGYDLLSDRLMAIASQETDFYKKLWKVKL from the coding sequence ATGACCGCCCCCCTCAAGGGAGAAATTGATCCTGGAGCATTTACCCATACACAGTTTGCCCATTGCGAAAGTGGTGTGGCATCCAACCTGTTGCGCCATTACGGCTTGCAAATCAGCGAACCCATGGCTTTCGGTATCGGCTCAGGACTGTTTTTCGGTCATCTGCCATTTGTAAAAGTGAACGGCATCCCCGGTACTACATACCGTATTTGGCCGGGTGGAATCTTCAATAAATTATGCAAACGCCTCGGCGTGAAGATGGTTTCCCAAAAGTTCAAGCAGCCGGCCAAAGCGATGGCGGCGCTCGATGAACTATTGAAGGAAGGTATCCCCGTAGGTATGCAAACCAGCGTTTATTACCTACCTTATTTGCCACCGGCTTACAGGTTTCACTTCAATGCCCATAACCTCGTCGTGTTCGGAAAGGATGGTGAAGATTACCTGGTGAGCGACCCGGTGATGGAAGAAGTTGCCAAGATAGATTACGACAGTTTGGCGAAAGCCAGGTTTGCAAAAGGCTACCCGGAACCGAGCGGTAAATTGTATTACCCCGTAGAAGTGCCTAAACAGGTGGATCTTTCGAAAGCGATCAAGCAGGGGATCGATCAAACTTGCAACTTCATGTTGCGTGTTCCGGTGCCGATGCTGGGTGTAAAAGGAATTAAATTCCTGGGTAAAAGAGTCAAGAAATACCCGCAACTCGGTGATCGTAGGGCCACTTTATTCCTCGGCAATATCATCCGTATGCAGGAAGAAATCGGTACTGGCGGCGCCGGTTTCCGTTTTATGTATGCCGCGTTCTTACAGGAAGCCGCTAATTACCTGGAACGGGATGAACTGAAACCGATGGCGCAAGAGCTAACGGCTATCGGTGATCAATGGCGGCAATTCGCTTTCGATGCCGGGAGAATCTGCAAGAGCAGGGAATCCCATGCAAATGGTTATGACTTATTATCGGACCGGTTGATGGCGATCGCTTCACAGGAGACCGATTTTTATAAAAAATTGTGGAAAGTAAAATTGTAA
- a CDS encoding beta-ketoacyl-ACP synthase III, whose amino-acid sequence MKEVYITRLAKCLPNEPVGNDEMELILGKIDGRPSRARAIVLNSNKIQTRYYAMDKDGNATHTNASMTAEAVQNLFDDKFPIGKMELLACGTTSPDQMLPNHAVMVHGLLKCQPVEVIAATGACAAGMQAFKYAYMSVKSGNTSNAVSTGSERLSPWMMAEKFEPETAIVSEIQGNPIIAFEKDFLRWMLSDGACAALFQDKPNEEGLSLRIDWVEIASFANEYETCMYAGGVKTPDGGVKGWVDMKPTEWAQDSVFSLKQDTKILGKNIVPIGTKWWKELIDKHQVKLDEIDYFLPHLSSEFFRMKIDEEMLRLGVHVPQEKWFTNLTKVGNVGTASPYLMLEELLNTGKLKKGQKIVMMIPESARFSYSFAQITVV is encoded by the coding sequence ATGAAAGAAGTTTATATCACGAGGCTCGCCAAATGTTTACCGAATGAGCCTGTTGGGAATGATGAAATGGAGCTTATTTTAGGCAAGATCGATGGTAGGCCATCCCGTGCCCGTGCCATTGTATTGAATAGCAACAAGATACAAACCCGTTATTATGCCATGGATAAAGATGGAAATGCTACGCATACCAATGCATCCATGACTGCTGAAGCCGTTCAGAATTTATTTGATGATAAATTTCCCATCGGGAAAATGGAACTGCTCGCTTGCGGCACCACTTCCCCGGATCAAATGTTGCCTAACCATGCTGTAATGGTACACGGTTTGTTGAAATGTCAACCCGTGGAAGTAATTGCTGCTACCGGGGCTTGTGCCGCCGGGATGCAAGCTTTCAAATACGCATATATGAGCGTGAAATCCGGCAATACCAGTAATGCCGTAAGCACCGGCTCAGAAAGGTTATCGCCCTGGATGATGGCCGAAAAATTCGAACCTGAAACTGCTATCGTGAGCGAGATACAGGGCAACCCGATCATCGCCTTCGAAAAAGATTTCTTACGCTGGATGCTCTCCGATGGCGCTTGTGCAGCGCTTTTCCAAGATAAACCTAATGAAGAGGGCTTGAGCCTGCGCATCGATTGGGTTGAAATTGCTTCTTTCGCCAACGAATATGAAACCTGCATGTATGCCGGCGGCGTGAAAACCCCGGATGGCGGCGTGAAAGGTTGGGTGGATATGAAGCCTACCGAATGGGCCCAAGACAGCGTTTTCTCCCTGAAACAAGATACCAAGATACTAGGAAAAAATATCGTGCCGATCGGTACCAAGTGGTGGAAGGAACTCATTGATAAACATCAGGTTAAGCTCGATGAGATCGATTATTTCTTACCCCATTTATCGTCTGAGTTTTTCCGCATGAAGATCGATGAAGAAATGTTACGCCTCGGCGTGCATGTTCCGCAGGAAAAATGGTTTACCAACCTTACCAAGGTCGGAAACGTGGGAACCGCTTCCCCGTATTTAATGTTGGAAGAGTTATTAAATACTGGTAAATTGAAGAAAGGGCAAAAGATCGTGATGATGATCCCGGAAAGCGCCCGTTTTTCTTATTCCTTTGCCCAAATTACGGTAGTCTGA
- a CDS encoding NADPH-dependent FMN reductase family protein, protein MNHQLKILVVYYSQSGQLREIIDTIVAPIKDAQVVFKQLEPVEPFPFPWRKQQFFDAMPECVLGRPRANKPLDTVDEAYDLVILGYQPWFLSPSQPVEAFLQSADAKKILAGKPVITVSGCRNMWLNAQERIKGYLSGIGARLVGNIALVDTHHNLISLFTIQRWAFKGKKDGHPILPPAGVQQQDIEASHRFAAPVAQALHEGKWDDLQDQLVALGSVNVLPSLVVLENRGTKPFRFFANFISKKGGPGEESRQGRVWIYRNLLPIAVIILSPISAVSAYITLVTKRKQLNEDVAYYKGVKLKQQ, encoded by the coding sequence ATGAACCACCAACTGAAGATACTGGTTGTCTATTATTCTCAAAGTGGCCAACTGAGAGAAATCATTGATACTATCGTTGCTCCGATCAAGGACGCGCAAGTAGTATTTAAGCAATTGGAGCCGGTGGAACCCTTCCCATTTCCTTGGCGGAAACAGCAGTTTTTTGATGCGATGCCGGAATGTGTTTTGGGGCGTCCGCGGGCAAATAAACCGTTGGATACGGTTGATGAAGCATACGACCTGGTAATTTTAGGTTACCAGCCATGGTTTTTATCACCTTCACAACCGGTAGAAGCCTTTTTACAATCCGCTGATGCAAAAAAAATATTGGCCGGGAAACCCGTTATCACGGTTTCGGGTTGCCGCAATATGTGGCTAAATGCGCAAGAACGTATAAAGGGGTATTTATCAGGCATAGGAGCCCGGTTAGTGGGAAATATTGCATTGGTGGATACCCATCATAATTTGATATCGCTGTTCACTATACAACGTTGGGCGTTCAAAGGTAAGAAAGACGGGCACCCGATTTTACCACCGGCGGGAGTTCAACAACAAGACATCGAAGCCAGCCACCGCTTCGCTGCACCGGTAGCCCAGGCGTTACATGAGGGGAAATGGGATGATTTACAGGATCAACTGGTAGCCCTCGGTTCCGTGAACGTACTACCGAGCTTGGTCGTTTTAGAAAATAGGGGAACGAAACCCTTCCGGTTTTTTGCCAACTTTATCAGTAAAAAAGGCGGCCCGGGCGAGGAAAGTCGCCAAGGGCGCGTTTGGATCTACAGGAACCTTTTACCTATTGCTGTAATTATCTTATCACCCATTTCTGCCGTTTCTGCATATATTACCCTGGTTACGAAAAGAAAACAATTAAACGAAGACGTTGCTTATTATAAAGGCGTAAAACTGAAACAACAGTAA
- a CDS encoding head GIN domain-containing protein has protein sequence MKQFLRLPIFIMLICFVASCDVTGQRITGSGNVVKENRDNVPSFNEISVSGSMDVYVSKGATQSITIEGDDNIIPYVELEVKGSDLNIGMRRNYNYNFRKSLKIYITVPEVVGVSLTGSGDLKMEDEFSVTRDVKVSLTGSGNLYARFKAPNVGARLTGSGDLYIAGETRDFNIVITGSGDVDGDNLMSEATKVSISGSGDASVHASVDLDVKISGSGDVTYKGSPNVNSKISGSGSVRKN, from the coding sequence ATGAAACAGTTTTTAAGACTCCCCATATTTATAATGTTAATTTGCTTCGTGGCTAGCTGCGATGTTACCGGGCAAAGAATTACCGGCAGCGGGAATGTTGTCAAGGAAAATAGGGATAATGTTCCTTCTTTCAATGAAATCAGCGTTTCCGGTTCCATGGACGTTTATGTGTCCAAAGGGGCGACGCAATCCATCACGATCGAGGGCGATGATAATATTATACCCTATGTAGAACTCGAAGTAAAGGGTAGCGACCTCAATATCGGTATGCGCAGGAATTACAACTATAATTTCCGTAAAAGCCTGAAAATTTATATCACGGTACCCGAAGTGGTGGGCGTTTCCCTGACAGGTAGCGGCGATTTGAAGATGGAAGATGAATTTTCCGTTACCAGGGATGTGAAGGTTTCCTTAACCGGATCGGGTAACTTATATGCCAGGTTTAAAGCGCCTAACGTTGGCGCCCGCTTAACGGGTTCCGGTGACTTGTACATCGCCGGCGAAACCAGGGATTTTAACATTGTCATCACGGGTAGCGGTGATGTAGATGGTGATAATTTGATGTCTGAAGCAACGAAAGTATCAATTTCGGGCAGCGGTGATGCCAGCGTACATGCCAGCGTGGACCTGGATGTAAAAATTTCGGGCAGCGGCGATGTTACGTACAAAGGCAGCCCGAATGTTAACTCCAAGATCAGCGGCTCGGGGAGCGTACGTAAAAATTAA
- the guaA gene encoding glutamine-hydrolyzing GMP synthase encodes MTEKILILDFGSQYTQLIARCIRELNVYCEIQPCLSPVVLDSSIKGIILSGSPFSVNDPQAPKVDIKELASQVPVLGICYGAQHMAQYFGGEVAKSNHREYGRAIMEHQDKEEALFYDISEKSQVWMSHADTITRLPEAFEIIAHTGSIPVAAFKCKTLTQYPIFGLQFHPEVTHSLEGKQILRNFLVHICKMSQDWTPAAFVQETIARIQQEVGDKKVVMALSGGVDSTVAAELIHKAIGSNLYCIFVDNGLLRKDEFESVLDSYKHMGLNVKGINAKDMFYGELNGVTDPETKRKIIGRLFIEVFQQEANELKDISFLGQGTIYPDVIESVSVNGPSATIKSHHNVGGLPEKMNMKLVEPLRFLFKDEVRRVGKEIGISDIFLARHPFPGPGLAIRILGEITPEKVALLQEADAIYIDGLKESGLYNQVWQAGTILLPVQSVGVMGDERTYEFTVALRAVTSTDGMTADWAHLPYEFLAKVSNDIINKVKGINRVVYDISSKPPATIEWE; translated from the coding sequence ATGACAGAAAAGATTTTGATCCTAGATTTCGGTTCCCAATACACGCAACTGATCGCCAGGTGCATCCGGGAACTTAATGTATATTGTGAGATTCAGCCTTGTCTTAGTCCAGTAGTATTGGATAGTAGCATCAAGGGAATAATTTTATCGGGCAGCCCTTTCTCCGTAAATGATCCGCAGGCGCCCAAAGTAGATATCAAGGAATTGGCTTCCCAGGTACCGGTACTCGGCATTTGTTACGGCGCGCAACATATGGCGCAATACTTTGGTGGGGAAGTTGCCAAAAGTAACCACCGCGAATATGGCCGTGCTATCATGGAGCACCAAGATAAAGAAGAGGCTTTATTTTACGACATCTCGGAAAAAAGCCAGGTTTGGATGAGCCATGCAGACACCATCACCCGCCTGCCCGAAGCCTTCGAAATCATCGCGCATACAGGGAGCATCCCCGTGGCCGCATTCAAATGCAAAACCTTAACCCAATATCCCATCTTCGGATTGCAATTCCACCCGGAAGTAACACATTCATTAGAAGGGAAACAAATTCTTAGAAATTTCTTAGTACATATATGTAAAATGTCCCAAGATTGGACCCCGGCAGCTTTCGTGCAAGAAACCATTGCCAGGATCCAACAGGAAGTTGGCGACAAGAAAGTGGTGATGGCGCTCAGCGGTGGTGTTGACTCAACCGTTGCAGCAGAGTTGATCCATAAAGCGATCGGCAGCAATTTGTACTGCATTTTCGTAGATAACGGCTTATTGAGGAAAGACGAGTTTGAAAGCGTGTTGGATTCCTATAAACATATGGGACTGAACGTGAAAGGCATTAACGCCAAGGATATGTTCTACGGCGAATTAAATGGCGTCACCGATCCGGAAACCAAGCGGAAAATCATCGGCCGATTATTTATCGAGGTTTTCCAGCAGGAAGCGAACGAATTGAAGGACATCTCCTTCTTAGGACAGGGAACGATTTACCCGGATGTCATTGAATCCGTTTCCGTAAACGGTCCTTCCGCTACGATCAAATCGCACCATAACGTGGGCGGCTTACCTGAAAAGATGAATATGAAGCTGGTTGAGCCTTTGCGTTTCCTGTTTAAAGACGAGGTTCGCCGCGTAGGTAAAGAAATCGGCATCAGCGATATCTTCTTAGCACGCCACCCCTTCCCGGGCCCTGGCTTAGCGATCCGTATCCTCGGGGAAATTACTCCTGAAAAAGTAGCCTTGCTGCAAGAAGCAGATGCTATTTATATCGACGGCTTGAAAGAAAGCGGTTTATATAACCAAGTATGGCAAGCAGGGACGATCCTGTTGCCCGTGCAAAGTGTTGGTGTAATGGGCGATGAAAGAACCTACGAATTTACCGTAGCCTTACGTGCCGTAACTTCAACAGATGGTATGACAGCCGATTGGGCGCATTTGCCATATGAATTTTTAGCAAAGGTTTCCAACGATATCATCAACAAGGTGAAAGGTATTAACCGCGTGGTATACGATATTAGCTCGAAGCCACCGGCTACGATCGAATGGGAATAA